A genomic stretch from Candidatus Kaelpia aquatica includes:
- a CDS encoding class II aldolase/adducin family protein: protein MERKDMVPNNIQVVKAKERLLLFSKFISRNQLTHSSFGNISLKLDGQIIIKNRGVNLEVALESDFSVISLEDSIGELKEHTLISSEWKMHCLSYLKNPSLGAILHLHPIYISLLDDLDIDLDSDDLEFNYLLKGKIKRVPFYNPGSEELANIVASNIDKYHFLILNKHGIVSAAEDLEIAYNYALTAERLAQKLIYLRLLKNLC from the coding sequence ATGGAGAGAAAAGATATGGTGCCTAACAATATTCAAGTAGTCAAAGCAAAAGAGAGATTATTGCTGTTTTCAAAGTTTATTTCTAGAAATCAGCTAACCCATTCCTCTTTTGGAAATATCAGTTTAAAATTAGATGGTCAGATAATAATAAAAAATAGAGGGGTCAACTTAGAAGTGGCCTTAGAGTCTGATTTTTCGGTCATCTCGCTGGAAGATTCGATCGGCGAGCTTAAAGAGCATACTCTTATAAGTAGTGAGTGGAAGATGCACTGTTTAAGTTACCTTAAAAATCCTTCTCTAGGAGCGATACTGCATTTACACCCTATCTACATATCTCTTTTAGATGATTTAGATATTGATTTAGATTCGGATGATCTAGAGTTCAATTATCTTTTAAAAGGCAAAATCAAAAGAGTTCCATTTTATAATCCAGGCTCAGAAGAGTTGGCTAATATAGTAGCTTCTAATATAGATAAATACCACTTTTTAATATTGAATAAACATGGTATTGTCTCTGCAGCAGAAGATTTAGAGATTGCTTATAACTATGCCTTGACTGCAGAGAGATTAGCTCAGAAGTTGATTTATTTGAGATTACTTAAGAATCTATGTTAA
- a CDS encoding SurA N-terminal domain-containing protein, whose protein sequence is MLDKFRKKKNIKIIMFFIAIIIVPAFMLWGVGSVLKSKGKDSLAGLVFSKKIPKDDFVKQYHAVYNQAQMLYGENLNKVKDLLNLEGQTWQRIILLEEARRRKIKISDAEVIAAIQSSPIFQKNNAFSKDSYETTLKYYLGLRPQQYEAQTRDNLKIKTLIEQVTEGVEATEIEAWEKFKSEKSSFKLSYILIKPTEFLADITHTEEELGAFYGENRERFKKEEQVNLECLGILFKDLATEATVLEEEIDNYFKEHEAELEEMQSKEESRLSDEDLRAKISDYLIQINARDKAQELIWQIENDIASETSLSQIAEKSNLSFNETGFFSPWDPIPEIGWAYKITEQAFSLNPGEISSAMETKNGFYIIKLIEKRASYIPEFDEAKESVLKEYIASKSNELAKKEAEELLSSIILALDNEEDIQTILAANALEFIETDFITSASYIKGIGNASDILTALDNSQNKGFNPKVITSQAGYIVLRIDDIKEVVEEEFKEQKDKLQEELLTEKKNAALNDWFNQIREDANLEVYFTLPK, encoded by the coding sequence ATGCTGGATAAATTTAGAAAGAAAAAGAATATTAAGATCATCATGTTTTTTATTGCTATAATCATCGTCCCTGCATTTATGCTCTGGGGCGTGGGTAGCGTACTAAAATCTAAAGGTAAAGACTCTCTTGCAGGATTGGTATTTTCAAAAAAGATACCTAAAGATGATTTTGTCAAACAATACCATGCGGTCTACAACCAAGCCCAAATGCTCTATGGAGAGAACCTAAATAAAGTAAAAGATCTTTTGAATCTAGAGGGGCAGACCTGGCAGAGGATAATATTGCTAGAAGAAGCAAGGCGAAGAAAGATAAAGATATCCGATGCAGAGGTAATAGCAGCCATTCAAAGCTCCCCTATTTTTCAGAAGAATAACGCTTTTTCAAAAGATAGCTATGAAACAACGCTCAAATACTATCTAGGACTTAGGCCTCAACAGTATGAAGCACAGACACGAGATAACCTTAAAATAAAAACATTAATAGAGCAGGTAACCGAAGGAGTCGAAGCCACAGAGATAGAAGCCTGGGAAAAATTTAAGTCAGAAAAAAGTTCATTTAAATTAAGCTACATTCTTATAAAACCTACAGAGTTCTTAGCAGATATAACCCATACGGAAGAGGAGCTCGGTGCTTTTTACGGCGAAAACAGGGAGCGGTTTAAAAAAGAGGAGCAAGTAAACCTGGAATGTCTGGGCATATTATTCAAAGACCTCGCAACTGAAGCAACAGTTCTAGAGGAAGAGATAGACAACTATTTCAAAGAGCATGAAGCAGAATTAGAAGAGATGCAAAGTAAAGAAGAGTCCCGTCTAAGCGATGAAGATTTAAGAGCAAAGATATCCGATTACCTTATTCAAATAAATGCTCGTGATAAAGCTCAAGAATTAATCTGGCAAATAGAGAATGATATCGCATCTGAAACAAGTCTCTCTCAAATTGCAGAGAAATCCAACCTCTCTTTTAATGAAACCGGGTTCTTCTCTCCTTGGGACCCTATCCCCGAAATCGGCTGGGCCTACAAGATTACAGAGCAGGCATTCTCCTTAAATCCGGGTGAAATCAGCAGTGCTATGGAGACAAAAAACGGTTTCTATATCATAAAATTAATAGAGAAAAGAGCGTCTTATATTCCTGAATTTGACGAAGCCAAAGAGAGCGTATTAAAAGAGTATATAGCCTCTAAATCTAACGAGTTGGCAAAAAAAGAGGCTGAAGAATTATTGTCCTCAATAATTCTAGCCTTGGATAACGAAGAAGATATTCAAACAATATTAGCTGCTAATGCCTTAGAATTCATCGAAACAGATTTTATAACCTCAGCCAGTTATATAAAAGGCATAGGCAATGCTTCCGATATTTTGACTGCTCTTGATAATAGCCAAAACAAGGGCTTTAATCCAAAAGTTATAACTTCTCAGGCAGGATATATTGTTCTTAGAATCGATGATATTAAAGAAGTGGTTGAGGAAGAATTCAAAGAGCAGAAAGATAAATTACAAGAAGAGCTGTTAACAGAGAAGAAAAATGCAGCGCTAAACGATTGGTTTAATCAAATTAGAGAAGATGCTAATCTTGAAGTATACTTTACTTTACCTAAATAA
- the nrdR gene encoding transcriptional regulator NrdR: protein MKCPYCGNIEDRVLDSRSSSEEIVIRRRRECLKCLRRFTTYEKIESIPLIIIKKDGRREEFYRDKVLNGLRKACDKRSISIEELDNIADKIEKDLEKKNQKEIPSKIIGELIMKYLHRLDQVAYVRFASVYREFKDIEEFKIALDKLLKKNSAS, encoded by the coding sequence ATGAAGTGTCCTTACTGCGGCAATATAGAAGATAGAGTCCTCGATTCGCGCAGCTCTTCAGAAGAGATTGTCATAAGAAGACGGAGAGAGTGCTTAAAATGTTTAAGGCGCTTTACAACATATGAGAAAATAGAGAGTATCCCTCTTATTATAATTAAAAAAGATGGCAGAAGAGAAGAGTTCTATCGCGACAAGGTTCTTAATGGTTTGCGCAAAGCCTGTGATAAAAGGTCTATCAGCATTGAAGAGTTAGACAATATAGCGGATAAGATTGAAAAAGACTTAGAAAAGAAAAATCAGAAAGAGATACCTTCTAAAATTATAGGTGAATTAATCATGAAATATTTACATAGGCTGGATCAGGTTGCCTATGTGAGATTTGCTTCTGTCTATAGAGAGTTTAAAGATATAGAAGAGTTTAAAATAGCACTAGATAAGCTCTTGAAGAAAAACAGTGCCAGCTAA
- a CDS encoding cytidine/deoxycytidylate deaminase family protein has translation MNSRPCWDKYFMNIATIVASRATCLRRKVGALIVKERRILATGYNGTPSGVTHCEEAGCLREKLNVPSGQRHELCRGLHAEQNALLQAALHGISLKGSILYCTNQPCIICAKMLINAGIKEVVIDNGYPDKLAEDMFKEAGINIRIAVLEDNLESTIGKP, from the coding sequence ATGAATAGTAGACCTTGCTGGGATAAGTACTTTATGAATATAGCAACCATTGTGGCTAGCCGTGCAACCTGTTTGCGGCGTAAAGTAGGGGCTCTTATAGTAAAAGAGAGAAGAATACTTGCCACAGGCTACAATGGTACTCCCTCAGGTGTCACGCACTGTGAGGAAGCAGGGTGCTTAAGAGAGAAGCTGAACGTTCCTTCAGGTCAGAGGCATGAGCTTTGCCGTGGGCTGCATGCAGAACAGAATGCGCTTCTTCAAGCTGCGCTTCATGGCATCAGCTTGAAAGGCTCGATTCTTTATTGTACAAACCAGCCTTGCATTATATGTGCCAAGATGCTTATAAATGCAGGAATAAAGGAAGTTGTTATAGATAATGGTTATCCGGATAAGCTGGCGGAAGATATGTTCAAAGAAGCTGGAATTAATATTAGGATTGCTGTGCTTGAAGATAATTTAGAGAGCACTATAGGCAAGCCTTAG
- the glyA gene encoding serine hydroxymethyltransferase produces the protein MSGESARLASLNKRYFYQDIKRVDPDIYSCLIKELNRLRDNLELIASENVVSSAVLEAAGSILTNKYAEGYPNARWYGGCKYIDEIESIAIERGKKLFRAEHANVQPHSGTQANMAVYAAAIKAGDTLLALDIASGGHLSHGHPKNFSGQIYNVVKYGVDSKSYLIDYNQVRDLAKKHKPKIIVVGHSAYPRQLDFMKFREIADEVGAYILADIAHVAGLVITDLHPNPIDAGIEFTTTTTHKTLRGARGGMILTNKEFAKSIDSSLFPGSQGGPLPHIIAAKAIAFKEAAKPEFKEYQKHVLANAKTLASCFLSKGYNVMTGGTDNHLILLDVHAKYGITGKDASRWLEEANITVNKNLIPYDKQSPFLTSGLRIGSPAVTTRGMEEKEMVEIVNFIDQVLESKGSVDAAKRVRLKVLELLEDFPLYPEIKDE, from the coding sequence ATGAGCGGAGAGTCCGCAAGATTAGCGAGTTTGAATAAACGGTATTTTTATCAGGATATTAAGAGGGTCGATCCAGATATCTACTCTTGTTTGATCAAAGAACTTAACAGGCTGCGGGACAATCTAGAGCTTATTGCTAGTGAGAATGTTGTTTCGTCCGCTGTCTTAGAGGCGGCCGGGAGCATATTAACAAATAAATATGCAGAGGGTTATCCTAATGCTCGCTGGTACGGTGGCTGCAAATATATCGATGAAATTGAAAGCATTGCAATAGAGCGAGGCAAAAAATTGTTTCGGGCTGAACATGCCAATGTACAGCCGCACTCTGGAACTCAGGCTAATATGGCGGTCTATGCAGCTGCTATAAAGGCAGGAGATACTCTTCTTGCTTTAGATATTGCATCCGGCGGACATCTCTCCCACGGTCATCCTAAAAACTTTTCTGGTCAAATTTACAACGTTGTAAAATATGGAGTAGACTCCAAGAGTTATCTTATAGATTATAATCAGGTTAGAGACCTAGCCAAGAAGCATAAGCCAAAGATCATAGTTGTTGGCCACAGTGCTTATCCAAGACAATTGGACTTTATGAAGTTTAGGGAGATAGCCGATGAAGTCGGAGCTTATATTCTTGCTGACATTGCTCATGTTGCAGGACTTGTTATAACAGATTTACACCCCAATCCGATTGATGCTGGAATTGAATTTACGACCACAACGACCCATAAGACTTTGCGAGGTGCAAGGGGCGGGATGATATTAACGAATAAAGAGTTTGCAAAATCTATAGACTCTAGTCTTTTTCCAGGTTCTCAGGGCGGACCGTTACCGCATATTATTGCAGCTAAGGCGATAGCTTTTAAAGAGGCCGCTAAGCCGGAGTTTAAAGAATACCAGAAGCATGTCCTGGCCAATGCTAAAACCTTGGCTAGTTGTTTTTTGAGCAAAGGGTATAATGTTATGACTGGAGGAACAGACAATCACCTTATTCTTCTGGACGTTCATGCTAAGTACGGTATTACAGGTAAAGATGCATCTCGCTGGCTTGAAGAGGCTAATATTACGGTTAACAAGAACCTTATTCCTTATGATAAGCAGTCTCCATTTTTAACAAGCGGGCTAAGAATTGGTTCTCCGGCTGTGACTACAAGAGGTATGGAAGAGAAGGAGATGGTGGAGATAGTCAACTTCATAGATCAAGTGTTAGAAAGTAAAGGTAGTGTTGATGCTGCAAAAAGAGTCAGGCTCAAAGTCCTAGAGCTGCTTGAGGATTTTCCTCTCTATCCGGAGATTAAAGATGAATAG
- the rpiB gene encoding ribose 5-phosphate isomerase B, whose translation MKISLGSDHRGYKSKEYLKKILKDLDIAYSDEGTLGEESCDYPDFAKLAVERVLREEVDFAILICGSGLGMSIAANKFKGIRAALCLSADMAQMARQHNDANVLVLSASFIELGEIKNILNAWLGNDFEGGRHERRVRKISEFE comes from the coding sequence ATGAAAATATCTCTGGGTAGTGACCATAGAGGTTATAAAAGCAAAGAATATCTTAAGAAAATTCTTAAAGATCTTGATATCGCATATAGTGATGAAGGGACTTTAGGCGAGGAGTCTTGCGACTATCCTGATTTTGCTAAGTTAGCTGTCGAGAGAGTGCTGAGAGAAGAGGTCGATTTTGCAATTCTAATATGCGGCAGCGGTCTTGGGATGTCTATAGCAGCAAATAAATTTAAAGGTATTAGAGCTGCGCTCTGCTTGAGCGCTGATATGGCTCAGATGGCACGGCAACATAATGATGCTAATGTTTTGGTGCTTTCAGCAAGTTTTATAGAGCTAGGAGAGATTAAAAATATATTAAATGCCTGGTTAGGTAATGATTTTGAAGGGGGTAGACATGAGCGGAGAGTCCGCAAGATTAGCGAGTTTGAATAA
- a CDS encoding low molecular weight protein arginine phosphatase encodes MKVLFVCTGNSCRSPIAAALLKKMAQEQGLDIETKSCGTAALLGMEATKEAIEVLKREDIRIFDHRSKPLTEELIDWADLILVMEERHRRSLLQYQPQANEKVFLLTEFAGSGKQDIIDPIAKPLEVYEGLSIDLKFYLIKVIERIENENISG; translated from the coding sequence ATGAAAGTACTTTTTGTCTGTACAGGCAACAGCTGCCGCAGCCCTATAGCTGCTGCGCTTTTGAAAAAAATGGCTCAGGAACAGGGTTTAGATATTGAGACTAAAAGCTGTGGAACTGCCGCTCTCTTGGGTATGGAGGCTACTAAAGAGGCTATTGAGGTTTTAAAGAGAGAGGATATAAGGATATTTGATCATCGATCTAAGCCCTTAACAGAAGAGCTTATCGATTGGGCTGATCTTATTCTTGTGATGGAGGAGAGGCACAGAAGAAGCTTATTACAGTATCAACCCCAAGCCAATGAAAAAGTTTTCCTATTAACAGAGTTTGCAGGATCAGGAAAACAGGATATAATTGATCCTATTGCTAAGCCACTTGAAGTTTATGAAGGGTTGTCGATTGATTTGAAGTTCTATTTAATTAAAGTGATAGAAAGGATTGAGAATGAAAATATCTCTGGGTAG
- a CDS encoding L-threonylcarbamoyladenylate synthase has product MNTEYLKLSVLDPEEEKLEKVVRVLSRGGLVVLPTETVYGIGFDTESKAAMDRIEVIKKERQDKPYSISIPDFSWLKNYRLSKDSLNKANLIEDLLPGPITFVVETEDRGKLGFRVPMNKITQDAITLFKKPIYLASANISDGVPAKNAQEAIDYLWGRVDLIIDGGCSTLCVASLVLDLTQNPVKILREGPPFFTAEVKKRFNIK; this is encoded by the coding sequence ATGAACACCGAATATCTAAAACTTAGCGTACTTGACCCTGAAGAGGAGAAACTAGAGAAGGTAGTAAGAGTTCTTTCTAGGGGTGGTCTGGTTGTTTTGCCTACAGAGACAGTCTATGGGATAGGTTTTGATACCGAGTCTAAAGCAGCAATGGATAGAATAGAGGTTATAAAAAAAGAACGCCAAGATAAACCTTACAGCATATCCATTCCCGATTTTAGTTGGCTTAAAAATTATAGGCTCAGTAAAGATTCTCTCAACAAGGCCAATCTTATTGAGGATCTATTGCCCGGTCCGATTACATTTGTAGTAGAGACAGAAGATAGGGGTAAGTTAGGGTTTAGAGTTCCTATGAATAAGATTACTCAGGATGCAATAACTCTTTTTAAAAAACCTATCTATTTAGCCAGTGCTAATATCTCAGATGGTGTTCCTGCCAAAAATGCCCAGGAGGCTATTGACTATCTTTGGGGTAGAGTCGACTTGATAATAGATGGCGGCTGCTCTACTTTATGCGTAGCATCTTTAGTGCTTGATTTAACTCAAAATCCTGTGAAGATTTTAAGAGAAGGACCCCCTTTCTTTACAGCAGAGGTAAAGAAGAGGTTTAATATTAAATAA
- the purE gene encoding 5-(carboxyamino)imidazole ribonucleotide mutase produces the protein MGKALISIVLGSDSDLPMIKGGLEALKSFKVDHEVRILSAHRCPDDVRKFARGASKRGIKVIIACAGMAAHLPGVIASFTTLPVVGVPIPSKALKGVDSLASILQMPSGIPVGTMSIGETGVKNGVIFALQVIALNSESLRKKLLKYKENLRKQVLAKDEKISAMFK, from the coding sequence ATGGGAAAAGCTTTGATAAGTATAGTTTTGGGAAGTGATTCAGATCTGCCTATGATCAAAGGCGGCTTAGAGGCTTTAAAGAGTTTTAAGGTTGATCATGAAGTCAGAATATTATCAGCCCATCGCTGTCCCGATGATGTAAGGAAGTTTGCCCGTGGTGCTTCCAAGCGGGGTATAAAAGTCATAATAGCCTGTGCTGGTATGGCGGCACATCTACCTGGAGTAATTGCGTCTTTTACAACTCTTCCGGTAGTAGGAGTTCCTATTCCTTCTAAGGCTTTAAAAGGTGTTGATTCTCTGGCTTCGATATTGCAGATGCCTTCGGGTATACCGGTTGGAACTATGAGTATAGGTGAGACAGGAGTTAAGAATGGAGTTATATTTGCTCTCCAAGTAATAGCGTTAAATAGTGAGAGTTTAAGAAAGAAGCTGTTAAAATATAAAGAGAATCTAAGAAAACAGGTTTTAGCTAAAGATGAAAAAATATCCGCCATGTTTAAATGA
- the purD gene encoding phosphoribosylamine--glycine ligase — protein sequence MRVLVIGSGGREHALVWKLSQSKRVKDIYASPGNGGISDLAQIVDIDNKDLHGIVEFVKRESIDLTIVGPEDPLTAGIVDLFRENGLRVFGPSKDASRLEGSKVFAKEFMQEEKIPTADFKVFNDYNQAREYLKEQQFPKVIKADGLCGGKGVFVVESLAEAEDALAKIMDQKIFDTAGDTIIIEECLFGEEASIIAISDGDNIVPLASSQDHKQVYEGDRGPNTGGMGAYSPAPIAEGEIFDKIISDVLRPTILGMKRRGTPFKGVLYAGIMIVDGKPYVLEFNVRFGDPETQAILPRMDVDIVDLLEASIDGRLSGFNMKWKGKSSVSVVLASSGYPSSYEKNKEISGLEDAAAINDVFVFHAGTVKKEDFGGIKYFTAGGRVLNVTALGDNIREAKERAYRAAELISFENIYYRGDISDKALKEEV from the coding sequence ATGAGAGTTTTAGTTATAGGCTCCGGCGGCCGTGAGCATGCTTTAGTCTGGAAATTAAGTCAGTCAAAGCGAGTCAAAGATATATATGCCTCTCCAGGCAATGGCGGTATTTCGGATTTAGCTCAGATTGTAGATATTGATAACAAAGATTTACATGGTATTGTCGAATTTGTAAAGAGAGAGAGCATAGATTTAACTATTGTCGGGCCCGAAGATCCGCTTACCGCAGGTATTGTCGATCTTTTTCGCGAGAACGGCTTAAGGGTCTTTGGCCCATCTAAGGATGCTTCCAGGCTTGAAGGCAGTAAGGTCTTCGCAAAAGAGTTTATGCAAGAAGAGAAAATACCAACAGCAGATTTTAAAGTTTTCAATGATTATAATCAAGCCAGAGAATATTTAAAAGAACAGCAATTTCCAAAGGTCATTAAAGCGGATGGTCTCTGCGGAGGTAAAGGTGTCTTTGTGGTTGAAAGCTTGGCTGAGGCAGAGGATGCGTTAGCTAAAATAATGGATCAGAAGATTTTTGATACCGCAGGCGATACTATTATAATTGAAGAATGTCTTTTCGGAGAAGAGGCTTCTATTATTGCAATATCGGATGGAGATAATATTGTTCCTCTTGCATCATCTCAGGATCATAAGCAGGTTTATGAGGGAGATAGAGGTCCTAATACAGGCGGCATGGGAGCATATTCGCCTGCGCCTATTGCAGAAGGTGAGATTTTCGATAAGATTATAAGCGATGTTTTAAGGCCGACTATTCTTGGAATGAAAAGAAGAGGCACTCCTTTTAAAGGGGTCTTGTATGCCGGGATTATGATAGTGGATGGTAAGCCCTATGTTTTAGAATTTAATGTTAGGTTTGGCGATCCTGAGACGCAGGCTATATTACCTAGAATGGATGTTGATATAGTCGATCTATTAGAGGCATCTATAGATGGTAGGCTTAGCGGGTTCAATATGAAATGGAAAGGTAAGTCGTCTGTCAGTGTTGTTCTTGCATCAAGTGGTTATCCAAGCAGTTATGAAAAAAATAAAGAGATATCAGGGTTAGAAGATGCGGCTGCCATAAATGATGTTTTCGTATTTCATGCCGGCACAGTTAAAAAAGAGGATTTTGGAGGAATAAAATATTTTACAGCTGGAGGCCGAGTTTTAAATGTTACTGCTTTAGGTGATAATATTAGAGAAGCAAAAGAGAGAGCCTATAGAGCAGCGGAGCTAATAAGCTTTGAAAATATCTATTACAGAGGAGATATTTCAGATAAAGCTTTAAAAGAGGAGGTTTAA
- the purM gene encoding phosphoribosylformylglycinamidine cyclo-ligase, whose protein sequence is MDYKKSGVDIDKANLFVKKIKPIVNSTKSKRVLDDIGPFAALYSIKEFKKYKHPVLVSSTDGVGTKIKLCIATGRLEVAGYDLVAMNVNDIITTGAIPLFFLDYFATSKLDVEVGKKLIKGIAKGCKDSNMSLVGGETAELPGFYKKDEFDLAGFSVGIIDKDRVIKGDKIKSGDLLIGLPSSGPHSNGYSLIRKLFSIREVKEYWHSYVLKPTRIYVKDILTLFDKGLDIKGMSHITGGGFYDNIERILPKNVDAVIDKGSWKISKVFKEIQRRAKIEDKKMYRTFNMGIGFVLVLSEKEYKSMSNIFKSLGKKCYLIGRVERGNGEVKII, encoded by the coding sequence ATGGATTATAAGAAATCCGGTGTCGATATTGACAAGGCAAATCTTTTTGTAAAAAAAATAAAACCAATTGTTAACTCTACAAAATCTAAGCGTGTCTTAGATGACATTGGTCCTTTTGCAGCGCTTTACAGTATTAAAGAGTTTAAAAAATATAAACATCCTGTCTTGGTCTCTTCAACAGATGGAGTGGGCACGAAGATAAAACTCTGTATCGCAACCGGGAGATTAGAGGTTGCAGGATATGACCTTGTTGCTATGAACGTCAATGATATTATAACAACCGGGGCGATACCTCTGTTCTTTTTGGATTATTTTGCAACTTCAAAGCTCGATGTTGAGGTTGGTAAAAAATTAATTAAAGGGATAGCAAAAGGTTGTAAAGATTCTAATATGAGCCTTGTTGGCGGTGAGACTGCAGAGCTGCCTGGATTTTACAAAAAGGATGAGTTTGATCTGGCTGGTTTTTCGGTAGGAATTATCGATAAGGATAGAGTTATCAAAGGAGACAAGATTAAGAGCGGAGATCTTTTAATAGGGCTTCCTTCCTCAGGACCTCATAGTAACGGCTACTCTTTAATCAGAAAGCTTTTTAGTATAAGAGAGGTTAAAGAATACTGGCATAGTTATGTTTTAAAGCCAACCCGCATTTACGTTAAAGATATTTTGACTCTTTTTGACAAGGGTTTAGATATTAAAGGTATGTCGCATATAACGGGGGGTGGATTCTATGACAATATTGAAAGGATCTTGCCTAAAAATGTAGATGCCGTTATAGATAAAGGCAGCTGGAAAATAAGCAAGGTATTTAAAGAGATACAGAGACGAGCGAAGATTGAAGACAAGAAGATGTACAGGACTTTTAATATGGGCATAGGATTTGTACTTGTTCTATCTGAAAAAGAGTATAAGAGCATGAGCAATATCTTTAAAAGTTTAGGCAAAAAGTGTTATCTTATTGGAAGAGTAGAGAGAGGTAACGGAGAAGTAAAGATCATATGA
- the purB gene encoding adenylosuccinate lyase, protein MIDRYSLPAMKKIWLLESRFQYMLDVELAVLEVLQEKKRIPLSKKRLLAVKKRASFDVKRIEEIERATNHDLIAFLKNLEENIGKDAQYIHKGLTSSDVLDTALSLQLRDGIKILEKDLAEYLKALKSLVKKYKNLPAIGRSHGIHAEPTTLGLKFLNFYSEGLRNQERLKKAKEDLAFIAISGAVGTYVSMPPDVEKAVAKKLKMKEEPISTQVIPRDRLASLFAVFALIAASLERFTTEIRHLQRTEVNEVLEPFGKKQKGSSAMPHKRNPILCERVSGLARIFRGYLAPVMENITLWHERDISHSSVERVMLPDAFILLDYMFHIMIKIVKGLDVNKEAIKENIWLKKGLFASGRLMVMLIDKGLSRSEAYDLIQEPALKSYREKIDFKDLVVKDLKIKKFLNEKEIEKTFDLSSYLSYTDNVFKRFGI, encoded by the coding sequence ATGATAGATAGATATAGCTTACCTGCGATGAAGAAGATTTGGTTACTGGAGTCCAGGTTTCAATATATGCTTGATGTTGAGCTTGCGGTTCTTGAAGTCCTTCAAGAGAAGAAGAGAATTCCTTTAAGCAAAAAGAGATTGCTGGCAGTTAAAAAGAGAGCCTCTTTTGACGTTAAGAGAATAGAAGAAATAGAGAGAGCTACAAACCATGATCTAATTGCATTTCTTAAAAATTTAGAAGAGAACATCGGCAAAGATGCTCAGTATATTCATAAAGGACTTACTTCATCAGATGTTCTAGATACAGCTCTATCACTTCAGCTTAGAGATGGGATCAAGATTCTAGAAAAAGATTTAGCCGAGTATTTAAAAGCATTAAAATCTCTGGTTAAGAAATACAAGAATCTGCCTGCAATAGGCAGGAGCCATGGTATACATGCAGAGCCGACTACATTGGGTCTGAAGTTTTTAAACTTTTATTCAGAAGGCTTAAGGAACCAAGAGCGCCTTAAGAAAGCCAAAGAGGATTTGGCATTCATTGCAATATCTGGTGCAGTAGGTACTTATGTCAGCATGCCTCCCGATGTTGAAAAAGCAGTTGCAAAGAAGCTTAAGATGAAAGAAGAGCCTATCTCTACTCAAGTGATACCTAGGGATAGACTTGCCAGCCTCTTTGCAGTATTTGCTTTAATAGCCGCATCGCTTGAGAGATTTACAACAGAGATAAGACATTTACAGAGAACAGAGGTGAACGAGGTCTTAGAGCCGTTTGGTAAGAAACAGAAAGGATCTTCTGCCATGCCTCATAAGAGAAACCCTATTCTCTGTGAAAGGGTATCTGGTTTGGCCAGAATCTTTAGAGGCTACCTTGCTCCAGTCATGGAGAATATAACTCTCTGGCATGAGCGGGATATATCTCATTCATCAGTTGAGCGTGTTATGTTGCCAGATGCCTTTATCCTTTTGGATTATATGTTCCATATTATGATTAAAATTGTTAAAGGTTTAGATGTTAATAAAGAAGCAATCAAAGAAAACATTTGGCTGAAGAAAGGACTCTTTGCATCTGGCAGATTGATGGTTATGCTTATAGATAAAGGGTTGTCGCGTTCAGAGGCTTATGATTTGATACAGGAGCCGGCTTTAAAATCATATCGAGAGAAGATTGATTTTAAAGATCTGGTCGTTAAAGATTTAAAGATTAAGAAGTTTCTCAATGAAAAAGAGATTGAAAAAACTTTTGATCTCAGTTCCTACCTTAGTTATACAGATAATGTTTTTAAGCGTTTTGGGATCTAG
- a CDS encoding ferredoxin → MIVKVDADTCIGCGLCVNMAPEVFQMDDDKAVPVAEVVVEGQEDSAKKMVEDCPVDSISVE, encoded by the coding sequence ATGATAGTAAAAGTTGATGCTGATACCTGTATAGGCTGTGGTCTCTGTGTGAACATGGCTCCAGAAGTATTCCAGATGGATGATGATAAGGCTGTACCTGTAGCTGAGGTAGTTGTTGAGGGGCAGGAAGATAGCGCCAAGAAGATGGTAGAAGACTGTCCGGTCGATTCAATAAGCGTGGAATAA